In Effusibacillus lacus, one genomic interval encodes:
- a CDS encoding vWA domain-containing protein, whose translation MWEKVTINQILLVTDGCSNIGGDPVQAAETARKAGITVNVIGIIDAGALGTGGEREATEIASAGGGVCRIVEAKQLAQTMQMMTRHTMQLTIQQAVNRELKTMIGRELEDIHPFKRVEIASMIDQAGEKAKLRLILLVDVSASMKDKLPQVREAIRDLEIGLDARMGEHQIAVMTYPAPGNPARVLSHFTEKPGLAAIGSELSASGGTPTGPALEQAISLLLGEKGMQDGRARSYVV comes from the coding sequence ATGTGGGAAAAGGTAACAATTAACCAGATATTGTTGGTAACAGACGGATGTTCAAATATTGGCGGTGATCCGGTCCAGGCTGCAGAGACTGCGCGTAAGGCTGGCATCACGGTAAATGTAATAGGAATCATTGACGCAGGGGCTCTTGGAACGGGTGGCGAACGGGAAGCAACGGAAATCGCATCCGCAGGCGGGGGGGTGTGCCGAATCGTGGAGGCAAAGCAATTGGCGCAGACGATGCAGATGATGACCCGGCATACCATGCAATTGACAATTCAGCAAGCGGTCAACAGGGAACTGAAGACGATGATTGGAAGGGAACTGGAGGATATTCATCCATTCAAGAGGGTTGAAATTGCTTCCATGATTGATCAAGCGGGGGAGAAAGCGAAACTTCGCCTGATCTTGCTCGTGGATGTCTCTGCCAGCATGAAGGACAAGTTGCCGCAGGTCAGAGAGGCCATCCGGGATCTGGAGATCGGTTTGGATGCAAGAATGGGGGAGCATCAAATTGCGGTAATGACCTACCCGGCACCGGGCAATCCTGCAAGAGTGCTGTCTCACTTCACTGAAAAACCGGGACTGGCGGCCATTGGCAGTGAATTGTCGGCATCCGGCGGGACACCTACGGGTCCCGCGTTGGAACAAGCCATCAGCCTGCTTCTGGGGGAAAAGGGGATGCAAGATGGCAGAGCGCGCAGCTATGTCGTGTAA
- the spoIIE gene encoding stage II sporulation protein E — MWKRFWQSQPAGVQAGDGGVQIAPGLQEKFTRWTSFRKTWEHKTGLKSSVVLVIMAFFLGRAEILGEISPFALALYAVMLHLRKGMSGKIMIALLIGALTIHNLSHVMSLAVMLLLYLGLHKLLSRRKAFNLNMVPFIVFLMDSGTRIGISLALDDMTRYSLVMGLIEGFLAMVLTLIFIQSLPVFTFKRGAKELRNEEIFCLIILMASVLTGLTGIQLGSMSFENIFSRYLIMLFALIGGAGVGASVGVVTGIILAMASLAAVSQVGMLAFAGLLGGLLKDAKKVGTGLGFLLGTSILAVYVEELPQVLTAAQETISAFLLLLFTPKSFIEQVSRYVPGTHQHYLSQQDYARRVRDLMAGRIKEISSVFQELSRTFSQLSAIGRRSHDEALNKMMNVVAKQVCTSCFKRDQCWDKEFYQTYHAFLETVEVIEREGVVVKENLPESFERKCVRTDQVLPVLYNVSDSIKRDMAWQGRLQESRELVAAQLNGVSGIMQDLTRELQKENHASADHEELIVASLEQLGLSIRSVDIISLEEGKVEIEVTQALSFDMSECEKLIAPLLSEIIGENIVVENKSGNGDGGLTALFRSAKLYHVETAVTSAAKDGKILSGDSYTTLDVGNGKFAVAVSDGMGNGERAMQESSAAIRLLQQLLKAGFEEQLAIRTVNSVLLLRSKDEIFTTLDLALIDQFTAKTEFLKIGSVPSFIKRGRNVTSIKGENVPIGILQDIDIQSVEAELEVGDLLILMSDGIYDSPKHVNDKEDWFKKKIERMDSDDPQAIADMLVELAVRLNHGKIGDDMTVLVAKIERYKPEWATIKIPGLKRIKRGKQNGGAPVPLQGAVEKTTLS, encoded by the coding sequence ATGTGGAAAAGGTTTTGGCAGTCGCAGCCGGCGGGAGTCCAAGCAGGTGATGGGGGAGTCCAAATCGCCCCGGGATTGCAAGAGAAGTTTACAAGGTGGACAAGCTTCAGAAAGACGTGGGAACATAAAACAGGCTTGAAATCATCGGTTGTACTGGTGATAATGGCATTCTTCCTTGGAAGGGCTGAAATCCTCGGGGAGATTTCGCCGTTTGCACTCGCGCTTTATGCTGTAATGCTTCATCTCCGTAAAGGAATGTCGGGCAAAATCATGATTGCGCTACTGATAGGGGCATTGACCATACACAACTTATCCCATGTAATGTCCCTTGCTGTAATGCTTCTGCTCTACTTGGGGCTTCACAAGCTCTTGTCCCGCAGAAAGGCATTTAACCTGAACATGGTGCCATTCATTGTGTTTCTAATGGATTCCGGAACCAGGATTGGAATTTCATTGGCACTGGACGACATGACCCGATATTCGTTGGTGATGGGACTTATTGAAGGGTTTCTGGCAATGGTCCTGACGTTGATCTTTATCCAGTCACTGCCAGTTTTCACCTTCAAACGCGGGGCAAAAGAACTCCGCAATGAGGAGATTTTCTGTTTAATCATCCTGATGGCCTCCGTTTTAACGGGACTAACGGGTATTCAATTGGGTTCCATGTCCTTTGAGAACATCTTCAGCCGTTATTTGATCATGCTGTTTGCTTTGATAGGCGGGGCTGGAGTAGGAGCGAGCGTTGGCGTTGTAACCGGCATAATCCTGGCAATGGCAAGCCTGGCAGCCGTATCTCAGGTGGGGATGCTGGCGTTTGCCGGATTATTGGGGGGATTGCTTAAGGATGCGAAAAAAGTTGGGACAGGCCTGGGGTTTCTGTTGGGAACGTCTATCCTGGCGGTGTATGTGGAAGAGCTTCCACAGGTTCTGACAGCTGCCCAGGAAACCATCTCCGCATTCCTGCTGCTGTTGTTCACCCCCAAATCTTTTATTGAGCAGGTATCCCGCTATGTTCCGGGAACCCATCAACACTACCTGTCCCAACAGGATTATGCCAGAAGGGTACGGGATCTAATGGCGGGGAGAATCAAGGAGATCTCCAGCGTATTCCAGGAGTTGTCCCGTACATTCTCTCAGCTTTCCGCCATTGGACGTCGCAGCCATGATGAAGCCCTGAACAAAATGATGAATGTTGTGGCAAAGCAAGTTTGTACCTCTTGTTTCAAGCGGGATCAATGTTGGGACAAAGAGTTTTACCAGACCTACCACGCGTTTCTTGAAACTGTTGAAGTTATTGAACGGGAGGGGGTGGTGGTCAAGGAGAACCTGCCTGAAAGCTTTGAACGAAAGTGCGTCCGAACAGACCAGGTTCTCCCTGTGCTGTACAATGTGTCCGATTCGATCAAGCGCGACATGGCCTGGCAGGGGAGGCTCCAGGAAAGCAGGGAACTGGTAGCCGCTCAGTTAAACGGGGTATCGGGCATCATGCAAGATCTGACGAGGGAATTGCAGAAAGAAAACCATGCTTCAGCCGACCATGAAGAGCTGATTGTGGCGTCTCTTGAGCAGTTGGGATTGTCCATACGTTCGGTTGATATCATTTCACTGGAAGAAGGAAAGGTGGAAATTGAAGTCACCCAGGCTTTGTCCTTCGACATGAGCGAGTGTGAAAAACTGATTGCTCCATTGTTGTCGGAAATTATCGGAGAGAATATTGTAGTGGAAAACAAGAGTGGAAACGGGGACGGGGGGCTGACCGCCCTTTTCCGGTCGGCCAAACTGTACCATGTGGAAACGGCAGTAACATCAGCTGCCAAAGATGGAAAGATCTTGAGCGGGGACTCCTATACAACACTGGATGTTGGAAACGGGAAATTCGCGGTTGCCGTGTCCGACGGGATGGGAAACGGAGAAAGAGCCATGCAGGAGTCAAGTGCTGCCATACGTTTGCTGCAGCAACTCCTGAAAGCGGGTTTTGAGGAACAGCTGGCCATAAGGACGGTGAATTCGGTCCTGTTGCTGCGCTCGAAGGATGAGATCTTTACGACCCTCGACTTGGCACTGATTGACCAGTTTACGGCCAAGACCGAATTTTTGAAGATCGGTTCCGTTCCTTCATTTATAAAAAGGGGGCGCAATGTTACCAGCATTAAGGGGGAGAATGTCCCCATCGGCATTCTGCAAGACATTGATATTCAATCGGTGGAAGCGGAATTGGAAGTGGGCGACCTTCTGATCCTGATGTCGGATGGAATCTACGATTCTCCAAAACATGTCAATGACAAGGAGGACTGGTTTAAGAAGAAGATTGAAAGAATGGACTCTGATGATCCGCAGGCGATAGCCGACATGCTGGTTGAACTTGCCGTTCGCCTGAATCACGGGAAGATCGGAGACGACATGACCGTTCTGGTTGCCAAGATTGAAAGGTACAAACCTGAATGGGCAACCATTAAAATTCCGGGTTTGAAGCGAATCAAACGCGGGAAACAAAATGGCGGAGCTCCTGTGCCTTTGCAGGGAGCAGTTGAAAAAACAACACTCTCCTAG
- a CDS encoding deoxycytidylate deaminase: protein MRPIKYSIYMKIAEELSRASTCRVHVGCVVVGRDGVIHGLGYNGSLPGHPHCEDVGCDFDEHGHCKATLHAERNALRRAADKARNGIAFVTHFPCPDCAKELVDYGISAVIYKNDYRRSPISIRILERSGMQVVAFDDACDGDWRKLEEDIGWRTSPSGGEQP, encoded by the coding sequence ATGCGGCCAATCAAATATTCTATCTACATGAAGATTGCGGAAGAGCTTTCTCGTGCTTCCACCTGCCGCGTACATGTCGGCTGCGTGGTGGTTGGAAGGGACGGAGTGATCCACGGGCTGGGCTACAACGGTTCGTTGCCGGGCCACCCGCACTGTGAAGATGTGGGGTGTGACTTTGACGAGCATGGACATTGCAAAGCTACGCTGCATGCGGAACGGAATGCATTGCGGCGTGCGGCTGACAAAGCTCGTAACGGGATCGCATTTGTCACTCATTTTCCATGCCCTGATTGTGCCAAGGAACTGGTGGATTACGGAATATCCGCAGTGATTTATAAAAACGACTACCGGCGAAGCCCCATCTCTATAAGAATCTTGGAACGGTCCGGCATGCAAGTTGTGGCGTTTGACGACGCATGCGATGGAGACTGGCGGAAACTTGAGGAAGATATTGGTTGGCGAACAAGCCCGTCTGGAGGTGAACAACCGTGA
- a CDS encoding MazG-like family protein yields MKTSNMKTITLPRLNKLSPTLESTALKLLEEAGELAQAIGKFRNLSGEANEVNEGVMERIASELADTAQTCITMMYVLEEKYGVDIDKVLQEHIKKLRSKGYCD; encoded by the coding sequence GTGAAGACCTCGAATATGAAGACAATCACCCTGCCGCGGTTGAACAAGTTGAGTCCGACTCTCGAATCCACCGCTTTGAAACTGTTGGAAGAAGCAGGCGAGCTTGCACAAGCCATTGGCAAGTTCAGGAATCTGTCAGGGGAAGCCAACGAGGTAAACGAAGGCGTCATGGAGAGAATTGCCAGTGAACTTGCCGATACCGCACAAACTTGCATTACCATGATGTATGTTCTCGAGGAAAAATACGGGGTAGATATCGATAAAGTCTTGCAGGAGCATATCAAAAAACTGCGAAGTAAGGGCTACTGCGACTAG
- the cmpA gene encoding cortex morphogenetic protein CmpA: MPSWLRNQLQRAFREHDKHSVIMLNRVFFKYRKNANAM, from the coding sequence ATGCCCAGTTGGCTTCGGAACCAACTGCAACGTGCCTTTCGCGAGCACGACAAGCATTCTGTCATTATGTTGAACAGGGTGTTTTTCAAATACAGAAAAAATGCAAATGCAATGTAA
- a CDS encoding S1 domain-containing RNA-binding protein — protein MSIELGSKLEGKVTGITHFGAFVLLPGGVTGLVHISEIADSYVKDINEHLKVNDTVTVKVLNVDKDGKIGLSIRQAVDKPVEPVGAPRQRGDRFESGGRNFERASRDRGHRKPEKSFEDKLSKFLKESEDRLLALKRSESKRGGRGGRRG, from the coding sequence ATGTCGATCGAATTGGGCAGCAAACTTGAGGGCAAGGTTACGGGAATTACTCATTTTGGAGCGTTTGTGCTGCTACCCGGAGGTGTCACCGGCTTGGTGCACATTTCGGAGATCGCCGATTCTTATGTAAAAGATATAAACGAGCATCTTAAGGTCAATGATACAGTAACGGTCAAAGTGTTGAACGTCGATAAGGACGGAAAGATCGGATTGTCAATCCGCCAGGCGGTTGACAAACCGGTGGAACCTGTTGGGGCTCCACGCCAACGGGGAGACCGCTTTGAGTCTGGCGGAAGAAACTTTGAACGTGCTTCTCGTGACCGGGGACACCGCAAGCCCGAGAAGAGTTTTGAAGACAAGCTTTCCAAGTTTTTGAAGGAGAGCGAGGATCGACTGTTGGCTCTTAAGCGAAGCGAAAGCAAGCGTGGTGGGCGCGGCGGACGCAGAGGATAA
- a CDS encoding FtsB family cell division protein: MKTTPSPNSGDLMRKSRYSKTGQSNIVYVSPAQGRPASQAESGRKKKFRFRTLFLVGFSLWAIYTFVFVIMPNQSRLKNEQEQLSRQLTELQQQEQQLMTQYTNLQDDSYIARLARKYYNMIKQGEIIFKPGE, from the coding sequence ATGAAGACAACCCCAAGTCCTAACTCAGGTGATTTGATGAGAAAATCCCGATATTCCAAGACCGGACAATCAAATATCGTCTATGTATCTCCGGCTCAAGGGCGCCCCGCTTCTCAAGCGGAATCTGGAAGGAAAAAGAAGTTCCGCTTTAGGACGCTCTTTCTGGTCGGCTTTTCCTTATGGGCGATCTACACTTTTGTTTTTGTGATAATGCCCAACCAGTCGCGACTGAAGAATGAACAGGAACAACTGAGCCGGCAATTGACGGAACTTCAACAACAGGAACAGCAGTTAATGACACAATACACAAACTTGCAGGACGATTCTTATATCGCCCGGCTTGCACGTAAATACTATAATATGATTAAGCAAGGCGAAATTATATTCAAACCCGGAGAATAG
- the yabQ gene encoding spore cortex biosynthesis protein YabQ, giving the protein MTLQTQYMTLMVMGLNGMLLGAVYDMYRVVLRHWKFLRWASPVFDLAFWVLAVFLVFWSLMWANNGELRLYVFVLMGIGLAVYRLLFRKIVIGSTVGIIMSIGFLCLSVYKGFLIFVVGPIQQLWRTLIIILRAFDRLLRVLEKVILWPFQPLGKILQWLGKQLFRWTKKLSNPLIRPFLPYLSPWWNRLMQKTAPVLDNFKSLAARGKGIWSRLTNWLFNGNEDNPKS; this is encoded by the coding sequence ATGACATTACAGACACAATATATGACCCTAATGGTGATGGGCTTAAACGGCATGTTATTGGGTGCCGTCTATGACATGTATCGGGTTGTGCTTCGTCATTGGAAATTTTTGCGGTGGGCAAGCCCGGTCTTTGATCTCGCTTTTTGGGTGCTGGCGGTATTTCTTGTCTTTTGGAGCTTGATGTGGGCCAATAACGGAGAGCTTCGACTCTATGTTTTTGTATTAATGGGAATCGGACTGGCCGTATACCGGCTTCTCTTCCGAAAAATAGTGATCGGAAGCACAGTAGGAATCATTATGAGTATTGGCTTTCTATGCCTGTCCGTATATAAAGGATTCTTAATTTTTGTTGTCGGGCCTATCCAGCAATTGTGGCGAACTCTTATCATCATCCTGAGGGCTTTTGACCGACTGCTGCGCGTGTTGGAGAAAGTAATTCTTTGGCCGTTCCAACCGCTTGGGAAAATTCTGCAATGGCTTGGGAAACAGTTGTTCAGGTGGACAAAGAAGCTTAGTAACCCCCTGATCCGGCCTTTCCTTCCATATCTAAGTCCCTGGTGGAACAGGCTGATGCAAAAAACCGCTCCAGTACTGGACAATTTCAAATCACTTGCCGCAAGAGGAAAAGGAATTTGGTCGAGATTGACGAATTGGTTATTCAACGGGAATGAAGACAACCCCAAGTCCTAA
- the yabP gene encoding sporulation protein YabP produces the protein MDERLRTHKQFERHEVTLLNRQAVQVTGVINVESFDAHEFVLQTGYGLLVIRGDNLHIKSLNLENGLVQIEGMVFDLGYFDDKISPTEKAKGFLGKLFK, from the coding sequence ATGGATGAAAGATTACGCACCCATAAGCAGTTTGAGCGTCATGAGGTGACCCTCTTAAACCGGCAGGCCGTGCAGGTAACCGGTGTGATCAACGTGGAAAGTTTTGATGCACATGAATTTGTGCTCCAAACAGGATACGGTCTTTTGGTTATTCGCGGCGACAACCTTCACATTAAATCCTTGAATTTGGAAAACGGTCTGGTTCAGATTGAGGGAATGGTATTTGACCTTGGGTATTTTGATGACAAGATATCGCCCACGGAAAAAGCCAAAGGGTTTCTCGGGAAACTGTTCAAATGA
- a CDS encoding RNA-binding S4 domain-containing protein produces the protein MRLDKFLKVSRLIKRRTLAKEVCEQGRIQINGRPSKASSGVKAGDLLTITFGTKVVEVKVNAIAEHASKDQAAELYTVVSEKRIQGDPRWDDEDDPK, from the coding sequence ATGCGATTAGACAAATTTCTCAAAGTTTCCCGCTTGATCAAGCGTAGAACTTTGGCGAAAGAAGTCTGCGAGCAGGGGCGAATCCAAATCAATGGTCGCCCCTCAAAAGCTTCATCAGGGGTGAAAGCGGGGGATCTCCTGACCATTACATTCGGCACAAAAGTTGTCGAAGTCAAAGTAAACGCCATTGCAGAACACGCTTCAAAAGATCAGGCAGCGGAATTGTATACGGTGGTCTCGGAAAAAAGAATACAGGGAGATCCAAGATGGGATGATGAGGATGACCCGAAATAG
- a CDS encoding HU family DNA-binding protein, which yields MNKVELIAKVATKAGLKKKDAEAAVNALLEAIGQALKKGEKVQLIGFGTFETRKRAARNGRNPQTGAVIKIPATKVPAFKPGAKLKEMTKK from the coding sequence ATGAACAAGGTTGAACTCATTGCCAAAGTGGCAACCAAAGCTGGCCTCAAGAAGAAAGACGCTGAAGCTGCAGTGAACGCACTGCTTGAAGCTATCGGCCAGGCCCTCAAGAAGGGTGAGAAAGTCCAGTTGATCGGTTTCGGTACTTTCGAAACCCGTAAGCGTGCGGCTCGTAACGGCCGCAACCCGCAAACCGGCGCTGTAATCAAAATTCCCGCAACCAAGGTTCCTGCGTTCAAGCCGGGTGCCAAGTTGAAGGAAATGACCAAGAAATAA